The DNA window AGatcattttttttgtcaaaaaatatgataaatggtctaatttttctcttttatttacaCTCATAAACAtgtcattatttattaataaaactaaaacgtgcttcaatttttcaatttatttggttaaaaatattattttgtgaaGTTCATAGCCACCATAGACACCAAAATTTGTGGCCACCATAAACTACACCATATATTACAATCTCTTCCAATCTAGTAATGCTCGCAAAACAAGGACTAAAAAACATTTTGGTATAGAAAAATgtttaattttggaaaaaaaaaaagttaatgtcttaatttatttattctaaaaatgtAAGTTAATAAATGAGATACAATTTTgtgtatgtatttttttttcttatattgaaactttttttttaagaatcaaCATATGTAAATATCTATGGTGACAAAGGTACAGTGTTTATGAATCGGATCGTATTTGTAGATTTACGGTAAATATCTATATCTAATCTAAAAATTGCGGATACAATCTGATTACAGAATGATCGAATTGGATGGAATCTGAGCTGCACTCTTTACGGATCGGATCGCGAATATCTGCTTTACATTCGCATATTTGATCGGCGGATTCGtccaataataattaaaataaataaatatatatgtttggtattatatttacttgtttgtatgttttagttagtaattattattcatatattgtattattttattttttatttagaaaaagtttgattaaaaatattttagaaataaataaatttaaaagtgtgaaagaaatatttttattaattttttacatagaaatatgattaaaaagagaagGTTCAATTATACGGATATCATATCCGATCCAATCCgatgaaaataatgcaaatcGGATCGAATTTTTGGCCATATCCAATCTGATCCGATCCGCATACACTCTTAGACAAATGTATCCTAGCTAAACACTGTATTTTAAATAAaccattaaaataatataaattgataaatatttataatgcctttagtttgtgtttttatttttatttttatttttattatttattatttattatttttatttttcttttcataaaatttaaaaaacaaaaaatattaaaaataaaaatacaaattaaacgCACTCNNNNtttttttttcaaaaaatatttttgtttttcttttatataaaaaGCAAAACCTAAAGAAATGACAAAGTCGCATTCCATTTTCCATTGGAACATTATATTTTGCAAGTATCCCAGAGGCCCCACTCTTCTAAAATAAAACACCAAccaacaaaattaatttctctttttctttttatcttttagtcTTCTAGACAAAATCACCATTTAGTCCTCCGAAATGTATGGTCTtgataattcaattttttattcttgaatgcATATATTATCCTTTAAATATAAACAACACTTGATAAAATTTCTCAATATCCCTTCAATTGTTTAGCTTtcgaaatatttttatattatatcatatattatttatttctaaagaACTGCaaacatatttttcttaaaactaaattattaatattataatctttaaaaactaaatcagctttcttttgaatattttttttagtgtaGTGTTCTAGTAATATTGATTAACATAATCAATATATTATAATACTACTaccaaaagaataaaataagactatcttaaataataaatatatattaaaaataatttaaataacggacaaaatatattttttatttgtgaagtttgttaaaaattaaaaaaatacttttattttttatttattttaattttatcttaaaaattttaatttgtatcaaatatatctctgacgattaatttttgaaaaacttaggattaatttaataataattttataagaacAATTAACGCAAACAAATCCGACATATAGTGGGaagattcaataaaaaatttgaaatggcATATAATGAGAGTTCACTTTCATAGTAATAAAAATCAACGAAATCAGCAAGATGAGGAGCTACTAAATCTAGTAGCAATGTTGGAAGGTGATTATGTGATAATGGGAGACTTTAATACTATAACGGCATATCATGAAAAGGAAGGGGGCAGGTCAAAATCAGCCTCATCGATTGAAGGTTTCAATAATTTTCTCAACATGGATGGTACGGTGGATTTAGGATTTGAAGGGTGTAGATTCACATGGAGTAATAGGCAATATGGAGGAAACCTTGTCCGAGAGTGGCTCAATCGGTGTTTGGCTACACCAAATTGGTGCGAGGCCTACCCTAGATCTGCTGTGGTACACCTAAATGATCAAGGTTCAAATCATAGGCCTATTCTATTGATCACGGAGGAGGAGCAGAAGACGATCAAAAGACGATTTAGATTTCAGGAGAAATGGTGTAAGGAAGAAGAGGTTGGACGGATAGTTAGAGAAAGATGGAAAGAAGCAGTGCAAGGGTCTCTAATGTTTCAGTTATTCAGCAAACTCAAGAGATGTCGTCATCACTTGGTTGAATGGCAACGGAGCAAGGGCGGCAACTCGCTGCaacaaattaattatctaaAACAACGAATTGAtgaagagaaagggaaaggcAATCAGGCGGACAAGCATCAGATTATAGTTTTAGAAGAGGAATTGGCAGAAACATACTTAAAAGAAGAAAGGTTCTGGTGGGAAAAAACAAGGGTTCAATGGCTCAATTATGGAGATCaaaatacacaattttttttcattcaaaagcGCATATCAGAAATCGATATAATAGAATTCAGTAGCTAGAGGGTGAAAATGGAACAATGCATTCAGACCCAGAAGGCATTGGACAGGTAGCTCAATATTATTTTGAGGCTCTTTTCAATTTGCAAGGTGTACATGATCCTACAACAGCTATTTCCACTATGAGAAGAAAAGTAATAAGACAGAATAACTGGTTGCTTACAAGACCAGTAACTGAAATTGAAATCAAGAAAGTAGTATTCTCAATAAATCCATTTTCAACTCTAAGGGAAGACAGATTTAcagcaaaaaatttttaatttttctggtgTGTTGTTAGAGAAGGATAGTTAAAGCAGTGCAAAGTTTTTTCTCAGGTAGAAGAATGCTCAAATCCTTCAATCATACTCATATATGTCTAATTCCAAAAATCCCAAATGCTACGACAATGACCCAACTACGACTGATTAGCCTAAGTTTGGTCTTTTACAAAAgggataagtatgattttggtccttAACGTATAGGCCAAAAATTTATTTCATCCCCAGATTTTTTTTCGCTACAAAATGGTCCCTAaggtttcagtttgttttaaaatcgtcatttttaccaattttatttttttattaccaaattacccctcattaaaaaaatataaaataaataaaaaaggaaagaaagggtACNNNNNNNNNNNNNNNNNNNNNNNNNNNNNNNNNNNNNNNNNNNNNNNNCCGTCGCCTGTGATCCGCCACTGCTCCTCCTCCTCACCCTCACTggccgcttcttcttcttcttcttcttcttcttcttcttcttcttcttcttcttcttcttcgccaGTGCTTTTCCTCCTCGCCCTCACCACCCgtcgcttcttcttcttctttttctgtgaACTGGatttttttgtagaatttttgaattttttgtgaaATATTGTTGTTACTGAATTTGGCTTGAATTTGGAATATTGTTGGATCGGGAGAGAGAAAGAATGGGGGATTATGCGAAGAGAAACGGGGAGACGGGGGAGGAAAGGGAAGAAGGGGTAGGGAGGGgtgttgaggaagaagaagggagGGGTTTTATGCGTAAAGTAAAGGGAAAAGGGGGAAGGGGTTATGCGAAGGGAGAAGGGGGGAGGGGGTTCGGGAAGAAGAGGGGGAAGGGTCTTTGCCGTCGCCGCCGCCGTTCTTAACGCCGCCACCGCTGCTCTTCTTTGCTCGATGGCCGTTGCTCGTCGTCGTTCGAGTGTCTTGCCacattctgcttctgcttccatcattcttcttcttcttcttttattctgcttctattatatttgttgattttttattattgttatttctggttgattctgattctgattgattatattgtttcattgttattgttgttgttgttgttatatttctgtttttgctcctgcttcttcaatttctactTGATTCCATTGTTAATTCAATGGtgatttattgttgttgttgttgtcttgCTGCTGCTTTTGTTTgattaattattgttgttgcttttGGTTCTGTTTCTGCTTGTACTTCTGCATAATTTTGgggaagaagggaaagaagaggGGAGGGAGGTGCTTCTGCTGGTGCTTCTGCATAATTTTggggaagaaggagaaaaagaggggagggtATTTTAATccgaaggacgattttaaaacaaactgaaacttTGGGGACCATTTTGAAGCGAAAAAAAGGCCGaggacgaaataaatttttagcCTCTATGTtgggaccaaaatcatacttatcccTTTACAAAATTATTTCGAAGATATTGGTGAATCGTATACAATTTCTTATGAATAAAGTGATTAGTGACAATCAAAGTACCTTCATTAAAGGCAGACTTATTACAGATAATGTGCTAATTGCCCCtgaatatatgtattttttgaagaataaaagaaatggAGATTGGGATATGACACTTAAACTAGACATGAGTAAAGCTTATTACAAAGTGGAATGGAATTTTTTGTGGAAGGTAATGGAACAGCTGGATTTTTGTAACCGGTGGATTAATTGGCTTAAAGAGTGTGTGATGACTGTTTTCTATTCTATTACTGTAGATGGACAACCTAAAGGTTTGTTTAAATCTACAAGAGGTCTTCACCAAGGGAATCCTCTTTCTCCTTATCTTTTTATACTTTGCGCAGAGGGGCTAAGCCATCTGCTCCACAGAGGAGAACAAAATCATGAGTTGGTTAGTTTAAAAATCAACAGAAATTACCCTATTATAAGCCACTTATTTTTTGCTGATGACTCAATCATATTCACAAAGACAAATTCTACTTCTTGTCAGAAAGTACTAAATATTTTGTAGATATATGGAGGATTAAGTGGTCAAAAAATTAACCTGGTCAAATCGGCAATTTTCTTTAGCCGTAACACACCGCAACAAGAGAGGATAAGACTGGAATTTGATACAAGTTCCAAATGTGGGAGTACAAGACAAGTATCTGGGTCTGCCTACAACTGTACAAAGATCCAAAACATCCACATTTAGTTATGTAAAAGAGAAAGTGGCAAAAAACTACAACAATGAAAGAGATCATTACTATCAGTAAGCGGTTGAGAGGTGCTGATAAAAGCTGTTGGAGCTGCCATCCCAGTCTACACTTTTGGATGTTTTAAACTGCCTGAAAAACTCAGAGAAGACATTCAAAATCAATTAATGCAGTTTTGGTGGGGTCAAAAACATGATGAATGAAAATTACAGTGGATCAGTTGGGACACATTGTGTAGACCAAAATGTCAAGGAGGTATGTGTTTTAAAGATCTCAAAACTTTCAATCTTGCGATGTTGGGAAAGCAAGGATGGCGATTTCTTACAAAACTTTATTCACTAGTTACAAGAGTCTTTAAAAGCAAGTATTTCAGGTACTGTGATTTCTTGaaatttggtgttggaaatAATCCTTCATGGGTGTGGATAAGTCTACTGGAAAGGAGAAAAATTATTGAACAAGGAGCAATTTAGAAAGTAGGgagacaaaactcaaaaaacaTTTGAGAAGTAAACTGGGTTAACAACGAAGGGCCCTTAATAGCCAAACCACACATTCAAATTCAGCCAAACCTCATTTGGGTTTCTCAATTGTTGACAGACTCAAGAGAATGGAATtctcaattaattaataattgtttttcaacagaaattgcACAGTCAATTCACAGAGTCAAGATATATGAAGACGGTGATAAATTGATATGgagcaaggaaagaaaatgagcTTTCTCAGTCAGTTCAGGTTATGGAATTGCTTTTCAGTTATACCATCCTCCAATTGAATTTCTTGCTAATAGATTTAAGAACAAAGCTCTATAGAATTCCGCATGGGACTTGGAGACGCCAGAAAAAGGTGAAGGTTCATATGTGAAAAACGCTCCATAGAGGGCTCCCTGTTCGATTGAAATTGGACAGAAGAATAGCTACAATCTCTGAAATATGTCCTTGCTGCAACCAAGCTCCAGAGTTAATTATGTACTGCTTCGTCTCTTGCCCACACTCGAAGGTTATTTGGCAGCTTGCTGACATACAT is part of the Arachis duranensis cultivar V14167 chromosome 1, aradu.V14167.gnm2.J7QH, whole genome shotgun sequence genome and encodes:
- the LOC127747488 gene encoding uncharacterized protein LOC127747488; amino-acid sequence: MLEGDYVIMGDFNTITAYHEKEGGRSKSASSIEGFNNFLNMDGTVDLGFEGCRFTWSNRQYGGNLVREWLNRCLATPNWCEAYPRSAVVHLNDQGSNHRPILLITEEEQKTIKRRFRFQEKWCKEEEVGRIVRERWKEAVQGSLMFQLFSKLKRCRHHLVEWQRSKGGNSLQQINYLKQRIDEEKGKGNQADKHQIIVLEEELAETYLKEERFWWEKTRVQWLNYGDQNTQFFFIQKRISEIDIIEFSS